aataaaaatgcaaatcaggCTGGTCACAGGTGAACAACACTCAAGCCCTAAGTctagccttaggactggcacgcacacgtgcacacacacacactcacaccttaCTGTTCCTTTTTAAGGTATCACCTGTAACCTCTTCCTAAGTGACCTTCATAAGTACACACCTCACACTCGGGAGCGATTCGGGGGTGACGGCCCCTCCGGGCCTCTGAAATTCTCCTCTTGGTCTTTACTCTTCCTATACCTTGCGACGGTGTTAAGCATCTTGTTTTTAGGAGATAAAAGAAGAGGCACAAGTTTTCTTCCACACTCCGTCTTTAGGTTACAAATCAACATCAGGCTTATGTTTGTCCAAACACATCATTAAAATGACTTCAAAGCTTTGAAGTGAAAAATGTGGACCGGAGTCTTGTGCTGAACTGCAGAGCAAATTAATTTCAAGTGCTGGCAGAGAAGATGGGGCCAGATCTCCGAGATGATGTTATATTCATTCGGCGAGAACATCAGAGGCTTTGCGAGTCAGAGGACGGGAAGACGGTTTGATGTTGGAAGATCAAAAGCCACTCCTGCGCTGCATTACGCAGGGCATTTGGGCACCCCACTGGGCGTCCTGAGTGGGGTGTCCCCGTTCGCTGCCAGGACCAGATCCGCCCAGGCGACGCCCCCAGCCGCTCTTTCCTCTGATACTCGCCATGGGGCAACTGTGTCTCCCTTCACCAACGGAGCGGATGCCGGGAGGAAACCTCTACGGAAAACAGATACCACGGAGGTGAACGACATGGATTCCCATGTCAGGCTTTCTAGGTTCAGATCCCAGCCCCGCCATCGCCTGGTTGTGTGGCCGGGACACAGGAGCCTTGATGGCCACCCAGGGGAGCTGCTCACACGTTCCGGAAGCTTGCACGCCCGACTGTGTCACACGGGAGAGCTTGAGCCTTGGTGGGAGGATTTACACTGTGGATACTGGCAAGGAACCCACGTCCCGGCGCCCGCCCGTCCCGGGAAGCACCTCCGCCTGTGCGCCCCCCAACACTGAACACGGGGGTCAGCGCTCTCGGGacgcgccccccccaccccgcccccgcgcgGGCCTTCTGGGCCACGCCAGCCAGAAGCCACCAAAACAACACACGCGCTACGAGCAGAGCTCTTCCAAGTGCCCGAGTGGTGAGAGGGAAGTCAGCCATTGaaattccttctcttctttttccaagGAAGGCAGAAGCTGTAAAGATGATTTATAACAGCGTTTGGTGTTTCAGTAAACAAATACGCTCTGAAAAATGTAAAtagttatgttgaagtaaaatgtgCCAAAAATTCACATTAATATATGCAAGTTATTAACGCTCGCGAGCCAATAAGCTCTTGGGAACAGATTGCTGCTATCTGGCTgctaaaaatagattttaaatgtcTGGCTCATGAGCTAATGAATCGTGTGCACTTTAACATACACGTAACCGTAAATACAATGAAACATTTAGGTATGAACGTGCGGGCTTGGTTGGAAATGGAGCGGAGGGTCACTCCGTGGCCGGGGCCCGTCACCCTCCGAAGGCCTGAGGCCGCAGAGCTGCAAACAAGTCCGTCCCAGCTCAGCTACCGCCCATGGCCTCCCGTCATATCCACTGTCATACTTAGGTCATGTCACGTGATATCAGGACAGACGggctccccccacaccccagggCCCTGGGAGGGGGTGGCTGACGATCCCGTTTCCCCATGAGGCTGTGGGCTGTGAATCAAAGGCAAGATGACCACGCTGCTCCGTGATCACCCCGGGACGCAGCAAGCGGCCCCTTGAGAAGGGGGGTGGTTAAGGCCCCGCGGAGCCCAGAGGAAGGAGACAGCCCTCAAGAAACCAACACCGGCTTGGAAGCCAGGGCCGACGGCTGTCCCTGTCACCCACAAATCCCAGGGCCTGATGTGTGCCAAGTCCTCCTCACGGAGTCGCCCATTGGAGTGCTCCCCGCCATCATCTGGGGGCTTGCGAGCACTTGGTAACCTCAAAATGTCAGACACACTTGGGAAATGCCCTCTAATAACAGAAGCCACCATCGCTGTCATGTCACATGACATCGAAAGGTGGGCAAAGAGCccgaaaaggaaaatacaagtgaCAGCGGGACTCGTGGTTGCTGGCCACAAACCTTACTTTTTTATTGAAGTAAAACACGTACAGAAAAGCACCCGAATCAAAGGTGGGAGATTGCTCACAAAACGAACATACGCCGGTGACAGGCAACCAGATCCAGAGACAGAACATTCCGGAAGCTCCCGTGGCCCTCTTCCCTCCAGGAGTAGCCAGTGCCCCCACAGGGAACAGCCCGGTGCTGTATACAGATGGAATCACGCGTGTGCACTGGCCTCCTGTGACTTCCGCCAGCATTGTGGGAGAGGGTGGAGCTTCGGGACAAcatccccctccgccccccccacgAGGAGGACCTGCGGTGTCTACCCGCCCCACACCCGGCCCTCGGGGAGCGCTCGGCCTGAGGGCGGGCCGGGGACAGAGTTTCCATCCACAGCCCAGTGCGTTTCTTCAGATGCCTGTGGGGGCCACCCCCAGCGGACTGCTAGCTCATGTCGTAGACACCCCAGCTATTTACATCAGGCTTTTTCGTGGAAGAATGGGGTTCGCTGAATGGAGTATGAGGTTCAAAGAAGCCACGGGAAGCTACACGGAGATGCAGGGAGGCTGGGTGGGGCCGGGAGAGAGCGGGGAAGTCCTTCCCAGGTCCCTGGGCCCATCCCTTCTGGGTGCCAGCCCCAGACACCTGCCCTGCAGGAAGAGGGGGCCCTGGAGCCCCGACCATGTCTTGGCTGGTATGGAGCTCGAAGAAGGGGGTGCctgggaggacaggagggagcccctccccctccccaggggaGGCGGGTCCTGCCTTCGGCCCCAGCTCCTGTAAAAGGGGCGGCCACCCCTGAGGAAGGGAGGCCATGCTGAGCGGCAGGCCCGCACCGCACCCCACGCACAGCCCGAAGGGGGCGGCAGGCAGGACTTCACTCAGCCCCTGCCTTCAAGCTGGGAACTGAGGTCAGGGACAGTCCGAAGGGAAGGCCCACGAGCCAAGTGCTCAGGGTGGTAAGGACGAGGCGCTGTGGAAGGTCAGCAGACCCCCTCCCAGGACAGCGAGAAGCGGAGGAACACGGAGGGGCCTGCGGGGTTAAAAATGGAGAGCAAGCTGGGGGGAAGATTCCGCACGTCTTCCTCTCGGCCTGCCCCTCGCTGCGCTCCACAGCGTCCCCGCGGGCCGGCCGGGCTTCCCCTGGGCGTCCTGCTGACCGAGGCCGGGGCAGGGTCTCCGGCCCCCCCGAGGCCCCTGACAACACCGCCAACCGCCAGGAGGCTTTAAGAAAACCACGACGGGCCAGGTGCCGCCGGCTCACCTGTAACCCcggcgactcgggaggctgagaactgaggggcacagctcaaagccagcccgagggggaaagtccgtgagactctcgtctccaataaactactgtggctcaagaggcagagcgctagcgctgagcacagagaggctcggggacggagcccaggcccggggtccaagccccgggaccagcagaggaggaggaggaggaggaggaggatgaaaatAATAAACCAAGAATGGGGCTGGCAGGAGCAGCAGGGAGTAGCGAGTCCCGAGGCGATCTCTGCAGGAATCCGTGTCCACCCCAGGGAGCCAGCGTGTGAAGCCACTCACCGCCGCGACATCACGGCTTGGCATGGAGCGTGCCTTTGGGAGGATAATCCGAGCTTTCCCCCGACCTCCCTCCCCGACACCCATGGCAGGAGGGTTACGTACCTCTGCCCCCATTCTCCGGGCGGGGGCACCCCCGGGCACACGGAGGCTCCCCGCTtctgccagggccagggagcgGCCCGGGCCCGGGTGAGCGGCCACACCTGCCGCCTGGGGGGCCGCTAGGGTCCCCATGGGGAGTGGGCGCGGCCGCCGGCAGGCGGGAGCCGGGCGGGGGTCAGGGCTCAGGGGCCCCAGGAGGAAGCCCCCCCCATCCCGGCCTCCCCGTCTGCCACCCCCGGGAAGGAAGCAGACTCCTCTCTGCCGCGTGCTTACTGTCGGGGGACCGAACACGTGAACCCATCCGCGCTCAGTGGAGCGGGGCGCAGCCAGCCATCCTGGCACCCCAGTGGCAACGGCATTGGGGCTCAGGGCCGCACCCCCAATGCGCCCCCGTGGCGGGAGccgaggagaggggacagggagggggcGGCGTTCGGGGAGGAGGGACGCGATGGCCCTGCCGGTGGGACGGGGACGTGTCACCGGTGTGTGGGAGCACCCACGGCCCCAGGGTCCCCACACACCCAGCAGAGCCGGGGGACGGGGGCCCccacgccccgcgcccccgcttcctcccccacaggctgctggggaaggCAGGCAGCAGCACCTGCGGAACCTTCTAGGCCCCCCTGCTCCGGTGGCGCAGGGAGGACCCTGGCCGAGCGCTATGAACCGGACGTGCAGGCGCTGGGGCCAGACGTTTGCAAGGCGCAGACCCTCAGCCCACGCTGCCTCGCGCGGCCCGCGGGCCACGTGGCTGCCAGGCGCTCTGTCCTCCTCGCTCGTCATGAATGTAAAAGGGGGAAGAAAGCGGGAAGACGCTGGATGTCGCAGAGACAGCACGGGGCCCCGAGACGAGCCCCGGCGGGGCgggtgggcagggcgggcaggccgggaggctggggagggcgggctggggagGGCAGGCTGGGGAGGGCGGGCAGGCCGGGCAGGGTGGCAGGTGGCGCTCGCCGGCTAGGCTAGGGGCATGCAGGCGGCGGGCGGCTTCTCCCGGGCGTTAGAGAATGGTGCAGAAGAACTTCTTCTCCCGGAACGGGTTTTCCGAGGCGGGCACGGGGGTGAGGAGCGGGTCCTCCCGCAGGTGGGACTCGCAGTAGGCCAGGAGGTCGGCGGCTGCCTGGGagacctgcggggggggggggggggacacagcagGGACCGCGTGACACAGGGCCGCTGCCCGGTCAACCCCACAACTGCAGCCCCCCAGACGGTCACGGAGCTGCGCGGGCGGAGTACTAGGATGGGGGGGCAGCCCCGCGTTGTAGCACCCCAGCGACGGCGCTGGCAGGTCCCGTCTCGGGATTTCCCTGCCACCGCCCAAAGCTGAGAGTCCTCGACGCCCTCTTCTCTCCAGGAGCAGCGTGGTGGACGGGCGCCCGGCTCCCAGCCTGGGCCACGCCAGCGCTGCGCCCCCTTCCACGTGGTGCCTAGCGGGGCTCGGGACGCACGAACGCCGGGGCTGGCTGTCCGCAGGGAGCCCCCCAAAGGCATTTAATGGGGGtatccccccccccgtcccccgccctCTTGAGCAGGTCCAGCGCCGGCTACAGGGACTGGGTGGAGGGGACCGATGATCACCCGTGACCGCCCCTCAGCCCTGCGGTGCCCTCCGGCCTTCCAACCTCAGAACCCAGGCAACACCCCCGCTTTCCCTGGTGAACCGCCCTGGTGCCCTGCGCCGCCCGGGGCCGCGGCTCCCGCCCGCGACCTCAGTGCTCGGAGCTGGGCGCGAGGGACCCCACTGGAGCCCCGCGTCCTGAGCCCCCACCGCGAGCCCCGcgccccgagccccgcgcccCCGAGCCCCGCGTCCTGAGCCCCGCGCCCTGAGCCCCACCGCGAGCCCCGCGTCCTGAGCCCCACCGCGAGCCCCGCGCCTGAGCCCCGCGCCCTGAGCCCCCGCGTCCCGAGCCCCACCGCGAGCCCTGCGCCCTGAGCCCCGCGTCCTGAGCCCCGCGTCCTGAGCCCCGCGCCCTGAGCCCCGCGTCCTGAGCCCCACCGCGAGCCCCGCGTCCTGAGCCCCACCGCGAGCCCCGCGTCCCTGAGCCCCGCGCCCTGAGCCCCGCGTCCTGAGCCCCACCGCGAGCCCCGCGCCCTGAGCCCCGCGTCCTGAGCCCCGCGTCCTGAGCCCCGCGTCCTGAGCCCCGCGCCCTGAGCCCCCGCGTCCTGAGCCCCCACCGCGAGCCCCGCGTCCTGAGCCCCACCGCGAGCCCCGCGTCCTGAGCCCCGCGCCCTGAGCCCCGCGTCCCTGAGCCCCACCGCGAGCCCCCGCGCCCTGAGCCCCGCGTCCTGAGCCCCGCGTCCTGAGCCCCGCGCCCTGAGCCCCGCGCCCAGAGCCCCGCGTCCCGAGCCCCACCCGCGAGCCCCGCGCCCTGAGCCCCGCGTCCTGAGCCCCACCGCGAGCCCGGCGCCCTGAGCCCCGCGTCCTGAGCCCCACCGCGAGCCCCACCGCGAGCCCCACCGCGAGCCCCCACCGCGAGCCCGGCGCACACCTGCAATCCCCGGGTCGGCCCGGGCAGGAAGCCTAGGCGCCAACAGCCGCCCCgcaagccggaagtggctcacgCGAGGGAGGCTCGCCTTGAGCGCGGGGAGCTCGGACGGCGGCGCCCAGGCCCGgggggtcaagccccaggactggcgagagaaaaagaaatgaaaagggtggggagggggatgcCTGGGGAGgtgcctggggggcggggggcctggggaggggggtgcctgggggcgtgcctggggagagggggtgcctggggggcaggggtgcctggggaggggggtgcctGGGGGggtgcctggggagggggggtgcctggggagggggtgcctggggaggggggtgcctggggagggggtgcctgggggggggcggtgcctgGGAAGGGggtgcctggggaggggggtgcctggggaggggggggtgcctggggagggggtgcctggggaggggggtgcctGGGGGGCGGTGCCTGGGGGGCGGTGCCTGGGAAGGGGGGTGCCTGGGAGGGtggcctggggagggggtgccTGGGGAGGGGGTCAGCTCAGGTGTCAGGTGGCAGACCGCCTGCCTAGCTAGCAACAGGGTGCTGAGGTTAAAGCCCCGTGCGGCCTCCACACAGgaggtgtgagtgtgagtgtgtgtttgtgtgcacacgTATGTGGCTGCAGACACCACCAGCTCGTACTCTACACCTGCCAGCTCTGAAACAGGAACCCGAATCACTTCAGAGACACGTGGTTCCTGCGGCCTTCCGGGAGGCCTCACGTGGTGATATGGAATCCCtgagtccccctccctcccccctccctccccaacatGGGACCcctgagcccccctccccagcatgGGACCCCCTgagccccccttccttccccctccctctcccctccctccccccctccctctcccctccctcccccctccttccccagcaTGGGACCCctgagcccccctccctccctccctccccagcatgGGACCCCCTGAGCCCCCCTCCACAGCATGGGACCCCCctgagcccccctccctccctcccagcatgGGACCccctgagcccccctccccctcagcatGGGACCccctgagcccccctccccctcagcgtGGGACCcctgagcccccctcccctccctccctcccagcatgGGACCCCctgagccccccctccctccctccctcccagcatgGGACCCctgagcccccctccctcctccctccccagcatgGGACccctgagcccccctccccctcagcgtGGGACCCCCCTGAGCCTCCCTCCCCAGCATGGGACCCCTgagccccccctccctctccccctccccagcatgGGACCCctgagcccccctccctccccccctccccagcatggGACCCCctgagcccccctccctccctccccagcatgGGACccctgagcccccctccccctcagcgtGGGACCCctgagcccccctccctccctccctccccagcatgGGACCCctgagcccccctccctcccccctcccctccccagcatgGGACCCCtgagtccccctccctcccccctccccctcagcgtGGGACCCCctgagccccctccctccctccctccccagcatgggacccctgagccccccccccaggatccGCGCGGGGGTGAGGAGCAGCAGATGTTTAGAACCCGAAGCTGGGGGACAACTGTGGAATTTTACCAGCTCACGGGGGGCGAGGGAGGTCGTGACAGCCGCCCAAGCTAGCGCCTCGCTCGCTGTGGTACTGTGGTAATTACGAGCTTGGCGACAGGCAGAGGCCGCAATTACTGTAGTCACGCTCCTGACAGGCCGCTGACACCCCTGCACTTATCCGGGCAGCTGAGGGCGGGAGCCGCACCCCCTTCTCCCCGGTCCCCGCCTGCACCACAGCCCTTCCCAGAACCAGAAGCTTCTCCCTGGAgttgcctgcccccccccacctcccaaagcGGGCCTGGAGGGGGCGCGGGGGCTGCCGGCCAACCGCAGCTGAAGACCCGGCGTCCTCAGCCTGCGGGCCCCTCCTGTCTGAGCGGCCCCCacagccctccctcagccccttTAGCCGGGTGACCCCCCCCACGGCGGATCCTGACCCACGCCTCGGCAACGCGCTTGCAGAACGTCCACCGCACGGGTCACCCCTGGGGGTTCCAACGGCGAGCGGCACCCCGGAGCCGGGCACGGGTCACCCCTGGGGGTTCCAACGGCGAGCGGCACCCCGGAGCCGGGCGCGGGTCACCCCTGGGGGTTCCAACGGCGAGCGGCACCCCGAGCGGGCGCGGTGGCCCGAGCGGTGACCCCGGCTCTGGAATCGAAGGCAGGAGGATgcccagtgtgaagccagcccggcCACGCGGTGAACACTGTCGCCCCGCGCAGAGCAAATTCCGCACACGCGAGGACACGGGGCAGGCGCCGGGCACGCCCAGCGAGCGCGCTTTCCCACGGCGAGGGGAATgaatggggacccccccccccatgccacaCGCGAGTGCGAGCG
The DNA window shown above is from Perognathus longimembris pacificus isolate PPM17 chromosome 18, ASM2315922v1, whole genome shotgun sequence and carries:
- the Gng4 gene encoding guanine nucleotide-binding protein G(I)/G(S)/G(O) subunit gamma-4; the protein is MKEGMSNNTTSISQARKAVEQLKMEACMDRVKVSQAAADLLAYCESHLREDPLLTPVPASENPFREKKFFCTIL